One genomic window of Cellulophaga sp. Hel_I_12 includes the following:
- a CDS encoding TonB-dependent receptor, whose amino-acid sequence MLNTKSKYSIKSICTTILLVGALGLHAQDKELDSLEGKKVVLDEVFVSAIRVTKATPVTFSNINKEELAPRNLGQDIPILLNFLPSVVTTSDAGAGIGYTGIRVRGSDATRVNVTINGIPYNDSESHGTFWVNMPDFASSTESIQLQRGVGTSTNGAGAFGASLNILTDAVSEDAYAQIASSIGSFGTLRNNLKFSTGLLNNQVEISGRLSKLDSDGYVDRARVNMDSYFLQAAYKDENTLIKGLLFGGNQLTYQAWYGIDAQTLRENRTFNVAGQYTDENGNTQFYDNETDNYKQDHAQLLWNETWNAHWSTNFALHYTRGRGYFEQFKEEDDFETYGFTPIEVDGAEVNTTDLIRRRWLDNDFYGTVFSANYKDENIDFIVGGGLNNYVGDHFGEIIWARFAGNSNIRDRYYEDRSTKTDFNMFTKANYSLNQQWSLFGDLQYRRVDFTANGEDTGLVDDTFNFFNPKAGITYDMNPNHNFYFSYAVANREPNRNDYENGSPKPERLNDFELGWRYINSKIQINTNAYYMRYKDQLVLTGGLNDVGAPLRQNVGDSYRLGLEIDAAIQLGDKFKIQPNVALSTNKNVDFFIEGATGLESLGDTDIAFSPNLIVGNMLSYVPNNDLQISLLTKYVGKQFMNNIQDENSVLKAYSQTDFNIQYSIPMNSFAKSIAFSGLVNNIFNSDIVSNGADYGGGFVVFYPQAGANFLLGATLSF is encoded by the coding sequence ATGCTAAACACCAAAAGTAAGTATAGCATTAAAAGTATATGTACCACAATTTTATTAGTAGGGGCTCTTGGCCTTCATGCCCAAGACAAAGAACTCGATTCGTTAGAAGGCAAAAAGGTCGTCTTAGACGAGGTTTTTGTGTCTGCTATTCGGGTTACCAAGGCTACGCCAGTAACTTTTTCAAACATTAACAAAGAAGAACTTGCACCTCGAAACTTAGGTCAAGACATTCCTATTTTACTTAATTTTTTACCATCGGTAGTGACCACTTCAGATGCAGGAGCAGGTATTGGTTATACGGGCATTCGAGTGCGTGGCAGTGATGCTACACGCGTAAACGTAACCATTAACGGTATCCCGTATAACGACTCCGAATCGCATGGAACATTTTGGGTAAATATGCCCGATTTTGCTTCATCTACAGAAAGTATTCAGTTGCAACGTGGCGTAGGTACCTCCACCAATGGCGCTGGTGCTTTTGGAGCGAGTTTAAATATCTTAACCGACGCGGTTTCGGAAGATGCCTATGCGCAAATAGCATCCTCTATCGGGAGTTTTGGCACCTTACGTAACAACCTAAAGTTCAGTACTGGTTTATTGAATAATCAGGTTGAAATTTCAGGAAGGCTCTCAAAATTAGATTCTGATGGGTATGTAGATAGAGCTCGTGTGAACATGGATTCGTATTTTTTACAAGCGGCCTATAAAGATGAAAACACCCTAATTAAAGGCTTGCTCTTTGGTGGAAATCAGCTCACCTACCAAGCTTGGTATGGCATTGATGCCCAGACTTTACGAGAGAACAGAACGTTTAATGTTGCGGGTCAATATACCGATGAAAATGGGAATACTCAGTTTTATGATAATGAAACCGATAACTACAAACAAGACCACGCTCAGCTTTTATGGAACGAAACTTGGAATGCCCATTGGAGCACCAACTTTGCTTTACATTATACCAGAGGCCGTGGTTATTTTGAACAGTTTAAAGAAGAAGATGATTTTGAAACTTATGGTTTTACACCTATTGAGGTCGATGGAGCGGAAGTCAACACTACCGATTTAATTCGAAGACGCTGGTTAGATAATGATTTTTATGGTACTGTTTTTTCAGCCAATTACAAAGATGAAAATATCGATTTTATTGTGGGTGGTGGACTAAACAACTACGTTGGGGATCATTTTGGTGAAATTATCTGGGCAAGATTTGCCGGCAATAGCAATATCAGAGATCGGTATTATGAAGATAGGTCAACGAAGACCGATTTTAACATGTTTACTAAAGCCAACTATAGCCTAAACCAGCAATGGAGTTTGTTTGGCGACTTGCAGTACAGAAGGGTTGATTTTACAGCCAATGGTGAGGATACAGGTTTGGTTGATGATACCTTTAACTTTTTTAATCCAAAAGCAGGGATTACCTACGATATGAACCCTAATCATAATTTCTACTTTTCGTATGCTGTTGCCAATAGAGAGCCCAACAGAAACGATTATGAAAATGGAAGTCCAAAACCTGAGCGCCTAAATGATTTTGAATTAGGCTGGCGTTATATTAATTCAAAGATTCAAATCAATACCAATGCCTATTATATGCGTTACAAAGATCAGTTGGTACTTACCGGTGGTTTAAATGATGTGGGTGCGCCTTTGCGACAAAACGTAGGTGATAGTTACCGTTTGGGTTTAGAAATAGATGCCGCCATCCAATTAGGAGATAAGTTTAAAATTCAACCCAATGTTGCCTTAAGCACAAATAAAAATGTAGATTTTTTTATTGAAGGGGCCACTGGTTTAGAGTCTTTGGGCGATACGGATATCGCTTTTTCTCCAAATTTAATTGTAGGTAATATGTTAAGTTACGTACCAAATAATGACCTTCAAATTTCTTTATTGACCAAGTACGTAGGGAAGCAGTTTATGAATAATATTCAGGATGAAAATTCGGTGTTGAAAGCCTATTCTCAGACCGATTTTAATATTCAATATAGCATTCCAATGAATTCATTTGCGAAAAGCATCGCTTTCTCAGGCTTAGTCAATAATATTTTTAATTCGGATATCGTGTCTAACGGCGCCGATTATGGTGGAGGTTTTGTTGTTTTTTACCCACAAGCAGGGGCTAACTTTTTACTAGGGGCAACATTGAGCTTTTAG
- a CDS encoding MG2 domain-containing protein yields the protein MKPSNLLSLVFIVIFSFLGFTQQNELLQNINGKLNRYTATESPEKVYVQTDKDIYVNGETVWYKAYLLDGVTHNISDKSNVVYVELVNAQDSVVVQQKLFAESVGVAGNIDIPESLGEGNYRLSAYSKYMLNEKQPAIFSKQIAIWKPENKVSKMIPAPRSKERPSTTKPDNKLTVDFFPEGGTLIYGIENTLGIKITNAKGNEISTYGKIVDQNNSFIKDFETFEFGLGKVSYSPEAGKTYYASITIEGQEKKYNLPTPENKGYVLNVVQTPEYITIKATSNINDGLKGSLLVGHSRGRVFLSHTKESSDPSFLIKIPMETMVDGVAHFTLFTSAGEPVCERLIFINNPDNDYTLKIETPLANYQKRQKVDVALILESMQGKEPSGSFSASVISKAAKTGHAAQNIESWLLLNSDLGGTVQNAGFFFEEETAKKRFLLDALMLTHGWRRFVWKEMLNNNVSENLVYEPEKGIMISGKTTAFDNKYQPKASKVKLLLIDADFYQEQKATELNGDFSFGPFFFQDSIPLVLQSTPITKAKNKSDNDFSIQVETRQPAINYSNLSQPETNTLAYKYPKEYIDVASQKKQVDFILNPNTIRLEEVVVTEKEKTRKEIIDERISKVVFHNEPTHRVFADSIIGGAGSYNSIYEMLRGLVGIRERLTMGTFNPYAEPANDSTSTTSTLGEEKIGPTYLLNGAPIPFEFVNTINTFDVEFIDVLIGPAAAPYGMRGGGLVIAIYLKGVLNLSGLEKNKTPNPNILNSTFKGFYKTREFYSPNYAIVDQEDGLQDFRTTLHWQPDIIINEQGAPSLNFYTGDVSGSYMIHVEGITEDGTPVSASQFFEVEDDTN from the coding sequence ATGAAACCATCTAACCTTCTTAGCCTTGTATTTATAGTAATATTTTCATTCTTAGGCTTTACACAACAAAATGAACTTCTTCAAAATATTAACGGAAAACTCAATCGGTACACAGCTACTGAAAGTCCCGAAAAAGTCTATGTTCAAACTGATAAAGATATCTATGTAAACGGTGAAACGGTTTGGTATAAAGCTTACCTCTTAGATGGTGTTACCCATAACATCAGTGATAAAAGTAATGTAGTTTATGTAGAATTGGTAAATGCTCAAGACAGCGTAGTCGTACAGCAAAAACTATTTGCAGAAAGTGTTGGTGTTGCAGGAAACATAGATATACCAGAAAGCTTAGGTGAAGGAAATTATAGGCTTAGTGCATATTCTAAATACATGCTCAATGAAAAACAACCAGCCATTTTTTCGAAACAAATTGCTATTTGGAAGCCTGAAAATAAGGTCAGTAAAATGATTCCTGCACCTAGGAGTAAAGAGAGACCATCAACTACGAAACCTGATAACAAGTTAACTGTCGACTTTTTTCCAGAAGGTGGCACCCTAATATATGGCATAGAAAATACGCTTGGCATTAAAATTACAAATGCCAAAGGAAATGAAATTTCGACCTATGGAAAGATTGTAGATCAAAACAACAGCTTTATCAAGGATTTTGAAACCTTTGAATTTGGACTCGGAAAAGTTAGTTATTCTCCAGAGGCAGGCAAGACCTATTATGCCAGCATAACTATTGAGGGTCAAGAAAAAAAATACAATCTTCCAACACCAGAAAATAAAGGCTATGTATTAAATGTAGTACAGACGCCAGAGTACATTACGATCAAAGCCACTAGCAATATTAATGATGGCCTTAAAGGTAGTTTGTTGGTTGGTCATAGTAGAGGTCGTGTTTTTCTTAGCCATACCAAAGAATCTAGCGACCCTAGTTTTTTAATTAAAATTCCGATGGAAACTATGGTAGATGGCGTAGCCCATTTTACCCTGTTTACGTCAGCCGGAGAACCTGTTTGTGAACGTCTTATATTTATCAATAATCCTGATAACGATTATACGTTAAAAATAGAAACGCCACTAGCTAATTACCAAAAACGACAAAAAGTTGATGTAGCCCTTATTTTAGAAAGTATGCAAGGAAAAGAACCTTCTGGAAGCTTTTCTGCATCGGTAATTAGCAAGGCTGCTAAAACAGGACATGCCGCTCAAAATATTGAAAGTTGGCTCTTATTAAATTCAGACCTGGGTGGTACCGTTCAAAACGCTGGTTTCTTTTTCGAAGAAGAGACTGCAAAAAAAAGATTTTTATTAGACGCTTTAATGCTTACCCATGGTTGGAGACGTTTTGTATGGAAAGAAATGCTGAATAACAATGTAAGCGAAAACCTCGTTTATGAACCTGAAAAAGGAATTATGATATCGGGTAAAACAACAGCTTTCGACAATAAATACCAGCCAAAAGCGTCAAAAGTTAAATTACTGCTCATAGACGCTGATTTTTATCAAGAACAAAAGGCTACTGAGCTTAATGGAGATTTTAGCTTTGGCCCCTTTTTCTTCCAAGACAGCATTCCATTAGTGTTACAAAGTACGCCCATCACTAAAGCCAAAAATAAATCGGATAACGATTTTAGTATTCAGGTAGAAACAAGGCAACCAGCTATCAATTATAGTAATTTATCGCAACCTGAAACTAATACCTTAGCCTACAAATATCCTAAAGAATACATTGACGTAGCATCCCAAAAAAAGCAAGTAGATTTTATTTTAAACCCCAATACTATTAGGCTTGAAGAAGTAGTGGTTACTGAAAAAGAAAAAACGCGTAAAGAAATTATCGATGAAAGAATAAGCAAAGTAGTTTTTCACAACGAACCAACTCACCGAGTTTTTGCAGATTCGATAATAGGTGGAGCAGGTTCTTATAATTCTATTTATGAGATGTTGAGAGGTCTTGTTGGTATTCGCGAAAGATTGACGATGGGTACTTTTAATCCATATGCTGAGCCAGCAAATGATAGTACAAGTACCACAAGTACCCTAGGAGAAGAAAAAATAGGACCGACATATCTTCTAAATGGAGCACCTATACCCTTTGAATTTGTTAATACCATAAACACTTTTGATGTTGAGTTTATTGATGTTTTAATAGGCCCAGCGGCTGCGCCGTATGGGATGAGAGGTGGTGGTCTGGTTATAGCCATATATTTAAAAGGTGTGCTCAACCTTTCCGGCCTTGAAAAAAACAAAACCCCTAATCCTAATATACTCAATAGCACTTTTAAAGGCTTTTATAAAACAAGAGAATTTTATAGCCCTAATTATGCTATTGTTGATCAGGAGGATGGCCTTCAAGATTTTAGAACAACCCTGCATTGGCAGCCAGATATTATAATCAACGAACAAGGAGCACCTAGTCTTAATTTTTACACAGGCGACGTTTCAGGTAGCTATATGATTCATGTTGAAGGCATTACCGAAGATGGCACACCTGTAAGCGCTAGTCAATTCTTTGAGGTAGAAGATGATACTAATTAG
- a CDS encoding DUF4301 family protein produces MNTFSEKDQQQLKEKGIVQEKVLNQVETFKEGIPFVTLNKAAIVGDGIRKFTDDEEQKLMETFDAKKSEYSLLKFVPASGAASRMFKAFFNFLEVYQPQKETLESYFKRTNDKDLKFFSDHLKELPFYEIIQGRIHLKSTNPGEELYLFINEMLSEEALNYGFYPKGLLPFHNYGDFAATPFEEHLKEAALYASTKGKAKLHFTISEQHGEMFTTEFDAIKERVSKETHCSFTVGYSYQKSETDTIAVGMDNTLFRNADGSLLFRPGGHGALIENLNEQEADLIFIKNIDNVVTNKALAKIADSKKILAGLLLKTQEKAFAYASVLEEKTNLEATKIEEIKQFLETELNVRFATTFKNFDSSKQVEILKNKINRPIRVCGMVKNEGEAGGGPFWIQDGQGDISLQIIESAQVNTADAHQMEIFKNSTHFNPVDLVCGVKNYKGEGYNLLDFVDAKQGFITEKTKDGVYLKALELPGLWNGAMAFWNTIFVEVPLVTFNPVKTVNDLLKPAHQV; encoded by the coding sequence ATGAATACATTTTCGGAAAAAGATCAACAGCAACTCAAGGAGAAAGGCATAGTACAAGAAAAAGTACTGAATCAAGTAGAGACCTTCAAAGAAGGTATTCCTTTTGTAACCTTAAACAAAGCTGCGATTGTCGGTGACGGTATCCGAAAATTTACTGACGATGAAGAACAAAAGTTAATGGAGACTTTTGATGCGAAAAAGAGTGAGTACAGTTTGTTAAAATTTGTGCCAGCATCAGGAGCAGCATCAAGAATGTTTAAGGCATTTTTTAATTTTTTAGAAGTCTACCAACCACAAAAGGAAACATTAGAAAGTTATTTTAAAAGAACAAACGATAAAGACCTTAAATTTTTTTCGGATCACTTAAAAGAGCTTCCCTTTTATGAAATTATACAGGGGAGAATACACCTAAAAAGTACCAATCCAGGCGAAGAGCTCTACTTATTTATTAACGAAATGCTGTCAGAGGAGGCGCTAAATTATGGTTTTTATCCAAAGGGGCTTTTGCCTTTTCATAATTATGGAGACTTTGCCGCAACACCTTTCGAAGAACATCTCAAAGAAGCCGCTTTGTATGCGAGTACAAAGGGTAAAGCGAAACTTCATTTTACGATTTCAGAACAGCATGGCGAAATGTTTACTACTGAATTTGATGCGATAAAAGAACGCGTTTCTAAAGAAACCCATTGTTCTTTTACGGTTGGTTACTCATACCAGAAATCAGAAACCGATACGATAGCCGTGGGTATGGATAATACCTTGTTTAGAAATGCGGATGGTTCCTTATTATTCAGGCCTGGAGGTCACGGTGCTTTAATTGAAAATTTAAACGAACAAGAAGCAGATCTTATATTTATAAAAAATATCGACAATGTAGTGACCAATAAAGCGTTGGCTAAAATTGCGGATAGTAAAAAAATATTGGCAGGACTACTTTTGAAAACTCAAGAAAAAGCTTTTGCCTACGCATCAGTTTTAGAAGAAAAAACAAACCTAGAGGCTACAAAAATCGAAGAAATTAAACAATTTTTAGAAACTGAACTTAACGTGCGTTTTGCGACTACTTTTAAAAATTTTGATAGCAGCAAGCAAGTTGAAATTTTAAAAAATAAAATCAATAGGCCTATCCGCGTTTGTGGGATGGTTAAAAATGAAGGCGAAGCTGGCGGTGGTCCTTTTTGGATTCAGGATGGCCAAGGGGATATCTCGTTGCAAATTATAGAATCGGCCCAAGTAAATACAGCTGATGCCCATCAAATGGAGATTTTTAAAAATTCTACCCATTTTAATCCGGTCGACTTGGTTTGTGGTGTAAAAAATTATAAAGGAGAAGGGTACAATTTATTAGATTTTGTAGATGCCAAACAAGGGTTTATCACCGAAAAAACCAAAGACGGTGTCTATTTAAAGGCTTTAGAATTACCAGGATTATGGAATGGTGCCATGGCCTTCTGGAATACCATTTTTGTAGAAGTGCCCTTAGTGACTTTTAATCCGGTAAAAACAGTAAACGATTTATTAAAGCCTGCACATCAGGTTTAG
- a CDS encoding TonB-dependent receptor plug domain-containing protein, which translates to MKLPYLLSLVFIVIFSFLGFTQQNELLQNINGKLNRYTATESPEKVYVQTDKDIYVNGETVWYKAYLLDGVTHNISDKSNVVYVELVNAQDSVVVQQKLFAESVGVAGNIDIPESLGEGNYRLSAYSKYMLNEKQPAIFSKQIAIWKPENKVSKMIPAPRSKERPSTTKPDNKLTVDFFPEGGTLIYGIENTLGIKITNAKGNEISTYGKIVDQNNTFIKDFETFEFGLGKVSYSPEAGKTYYASITIEGQEKKYNLPTPENKGYVLNVVQTPEYITIKATSNINDGLKGSLLVGHSRGRVFLSHTKESSDPSFLIKIPMETMVDGVAHFTLFTSAGEPVCERLIFINNPDNDYTLKIETPLANYQKRQKVDVALILESMQGKEPSGSFSASVISKAAKTGHAAQNIESWLLLNSDLGGTVQNAGFFFEEETAKKRFLLDALMLTHGWRRFVWKEMLNNNVSKNLVYEPEKGIMISGKTTAFDNKYQPKASKVKLLLIDDDFYQEQKATELNGDFSFGPFFFQDSIPLVLQSTPITKAKNKSDNDFSIQVETRQPAINYSNLSQPENNTLAYKYPKEYIDIASQKKQVDFILNPNTIRLEEVVVTEKQKTRKEIIDERISEVVFHNEPDHRVFADSIIGGTGSYNSVFDMLRGLPGVRVFGPGLDSIRIRSSGTPLILVNGSPTPIEFINTINPFDVEFIDVLKNSGAAAYGHKAFDGVVAIYLKGVLGLSGLEKNKTPNPNILNSTFKGFYKTREFYSPNYAIVDQKDGLQDFRTTLHWQPDIIMNEQGAPSLNFYTGDVSGSYMIHVEGITEDGTPVSASQFFEVEDDTN; encoded by the coding sequence ATGAAACTACCATACCTTCTTAGCCTTGTATTTATAGTAATATTTTCATTCTTAGGCTTTACACAACAAAATGAACTTCTTCAAAATATTAACGGAAAACTCAATCGGTACACAGCTACTGAAAGTCCCGAAAAAGTCTATGTTCAAACTGATAAAGATATCTATGTAAACGGTGAAACGGTTTGGTATAAAGCTTACCTCTTAGATGGTGTTACCCATAACATCAGTGATAAAAGTAATGTAGTTTATGTAGAATTGGTAAATGCTCAAGACAGCGTAGTCGTACAGCAAAAACTATTTGCAGAAAGTGTTGGTGTTGCAGGAAACATAGATATACCAGAAAGCTTAGGTGAAGGAAATTATAGGCTTAGTGCATATTCTAAATACATGCTCAATGAAAAACAACCAGCCATTTTTTCGAAACAAATTGCTATTTGGAAGCCTGAAAATAAGGTCAGTAAAATGATTCCTGCACCTAGGAGTAAAGAGAGACCATCAACTACGAAACCTGATAACAAGTTAACTGTCGACTTTTTTCCAGAAGGTGGCACCCTAATATATGGCATAGAAAATACGCTTGGCATTAAAATTACAAATGCCAAAGGAAATGAAATTTCGACCTATGGAAAGATTGTAGATCAGAACAACACTTTTATCAAAGATTTTGAAACCTTTGAATTTGGACTCGGAAAAGTTAGTTATTCACCAGAGGCAGGCAAGACCTATTACGCCAGCATAACTATTGAGGGTCAAGAAAAAAAATACAATCTTCCGACACCAGAAAATAAAGGCTATGTATTAAATGTGGTACAGACGCCAGAGTACATTACGATTAAAGCCACTAGCAATATTAATGATGGCCTTAAAGGTAGTTTGTTGGTTGGTCATAGTAGAGGTCGTGTTTTTCTTAGCCATACCAAAGAATCTAGCGACCCTAGTTTTTTAATTAAAATTCCGATGGAAACTATGGTAGATGGCGTAGCCCATTTTACCCTGTTTACGTCAGCCGGAGAACCTGTTTGTGAACGTCTTATATTTATCAATAATCCTGATAACGATTATACGTTAAAAATAGAAACGCCACTAGCTAATTACCAAAAACGACAAAAAGTTGATGTAGCCCTTATTTTAGAAAGTATGCAAGGAAAAGAACCTTCTGGAAGCTTTTCTGCATCGGTAATTAGCAAGGCTGCTAAAACAGGGCATGCCGCTCAAAATATTGAAAGTTGGCTCTTATTAAATTCAGACCTGGGTGGTACCGTTCAAAATGCTGGTTTCTTTTTCGAAGAAGAGACTGCTAAAAAAAGATTTTTATTAGACGCTTTAATGCTTACCCATGGTTGGAGACGTTTTGTATGGAAAGAAATGCTGAATAACAATGTAAGCAAAAACCTCGTTTATGAACCTGAAAAAGGAATTATGATATCGGGTAAAACAACAGCTTTCGACAATAAATACCAGCCAAAAGCGTCAAAAGTTAAATTACTGCTCATAGACGATGATTTTTATCAAGAACAAAAGGCTACTGAGCTTAATGGAGATTTTAGCTTTGGTCCCTTTTTCTTCCAAGACAGCATTCCATTAGTGTTACAAAGTACGCCTATCACTAAAGCCAAAAATAAATCGGATAACGATTTTAGTATTCAAGTAGAAACAAGGCAACCAGCTATCAATTATAGTAATTTATCACAACCTGAAAATAATACCTTAGCCTACAAATATCCTAAAGAATACATTGACATAGCATCCCAAAAAAAGCAAGTAGATTTTATACTAAACCCTAATACCATTAGGCTTGAAGAAGTAGTGGTTACTGAAAAACAAAAAACGCGTAAAGAAATTATCGATGAAAGAATAAGTGAAGTAGTTTTTCACAACGAGCCAGATCACCGAGTTTTTGCAGATTCGATAATAGGTGGAACGGGATCTTATAATTCTGTTTTTGATATGTTGAGAGGCTTGCCAGGTGTTCGGGTTTTTGGACCTGGCTTAGATTCTATACGGATACGATCTTCTGGCACGCCCCTTATTCTTGTAAATGGATCCCCAACACCTATCGAATTTATCAACACTATAAATCCTTTTGATGTTGAGTTTATTGATGTTTTAAAAAACTCAGGGGCAGCGGCCTATGGTCATAAAGCTTTTGATGGTGTAGTTGCCATATATCTAAAAGGGGTGTTAGGCCTTTCTGGCCTTGAAAAGAACAAAACCCCTAATCCTAATATACTCAATAGCACTTTTAAAGGCTTTTATAAAACAAGAGAATTTTATAGCCCTAATTATGCTATTGTTGATCAGAAGGATGGCCTTCAAGATTTTAGAACAACCCTGCATTGGCAGCCAGATATTATAATGAACGAACAAGGAGCACCTAGTCTTAATTTTTACACAGGCGACGTTTCAGGTAGCTATATGATTCATGTTGAAGGCATTACCGAAGATGGCACACCTGTAAGCGCTAGTCAATTCTTTGAGGTAGAGGATGATACTAATTAG
- a CDS encoding AAA family ATPase gives MEEKFKQIHSNIIKIVLFGPESTGKTTLSEQLARHYHSVWVPEYAREYLQDKWNEQRKTCEPKDLLPIAEGQMRLENKLVKKANKVLICDTDLLETKVYSEAYYIGHCDPILEKYALENTYDLYFLTYIDVPWEKDDLRDKPGERERMFQYFKNTLDTYNRTYVLLKGDKNTRLKTAIAHIDKLLDS, from the coding sequence ATGGAAGAAAAGTTTAAACAAATCCATTCAAACATTATAAAAATAGTTTTATTTGGTCCTGAGTCTACGGGTAAAACTACCTTATCAGAACAACTAGCTCGGCATTATCATTCCGTTTGGGTACCTGAGTATGCTAGAGAATATTTACAAGATAAATGGAACGAGCAGCGCAAAACTTGCGAGCCTAAAGATCTACTGCCCATCGCTGAAGGACAAATGAGACTGGAAAATAAATTGGTTAAAAAGGCGAATAAAGTTTTGATTTGCGATACCGATTTATTGGAAACTAAAGTATATTCTGAAGCTTATTATATTGGTCATTGCGATCCTATTTTAGAAAAATATGCATTAGAAAATACCTACGATTTGTACTTTTTGACGTATATTGATGTTCCGTGGGAAAAAGACGATTTACGCGATAAACCCGGGGAAAGGGAACGGATGTTCCAATATTTTAAAAATACTTTAGATACGTATAATAGAACATATGTACTGTTGAAAGGGGATAAGAATACCAGGCTAAAAACGGCAATAGCACATATCGATAAACTTTTAGATTCATGA
- a CDS encoding 4'-phosphopantetheinyl transferase superfamily protein, with amino-acid sequence MPLYKTISVTPSITVYIWNVTESEVDLAKDISLTRVCSERMAGMKSEQHRRAFLSIRHLLAEAGYVDHDLFYDENGKPHLKDGNKISITHSNDFTAIIVAQHSDEVGIDIELQRDKILKIAHKFTPIEEYRTLANSDAVVRKLTVVWGAKESLYKIYSHKGLSFLHHIDVKEFDLDDAESIAEINYKGDYSAYAFDFLEFQGYTCVYAVKL; translated from the coding sequence ATGCCTCTTTACAAAACAATTAGCGTAACACCGAGCATTACCGTTTACATTTGGAACGTAACAGAGTCTGAAGTTGATCTTGCTAAAGATATCAGCCTCACAAGGGTTTGTTCTGAACGAATGGCGGGTATGAAATCCGAACAGCACCGAAGGGCTTTTTTAAGTATCCGACATTTATTAGCTGAGGCAGGGTACGTAGATCACGATTTATTTTACGATGAAAACGGAAAACCTCATTTGAAAGATGGCAATAAAATTTCAATTACGCATTCTAATGATTTTACGGCAATTATTGTAGCACAACACAGTGATGAAGTAGGGATAGACATTGAATTGCAACGCGATAAAATTTTAAAAATAGCACATAAATTTACGCCCATTGAAGAATATAGAACCTTAGCAAATTCAGATGCTGTTGTCAGGAAGTTAACCGTAGTTTGGGGCGCTAAAGAATCACTTTATAAAATTTACAGCCATAAAGGGCTTAGTTTTTTGCATCATATTGATGTTAAGGAGTTCGATTTAGACGATGCCGAAAGTATTGCCGAAATAAATTATAAAGGGGATTATTCTGCCTATGCTTTTGACTTTTTAGAGTTTCAAGGGTATACTTGTGTGTACGCGGTAAAATTGTAA
- a CDS encoding thiamine-binding protein — MNISVELTLSPLQDTFEPIIINFIKKLRASGLRVLENPLSTQVYGEYDLVMKILNTEIKEAFELMDKGLLYLKIVKSDRSDYVPHF; from the coding sequence ATGAATATTTCTGTAGAACTTACTTTATCCCCCTTACAAGATACATTTGAACCCATTATTATCAATTTCATCAAAAAGCTAAGAGCTTCTGGTCTTAGGGTACTTGAAAACCCATTAAGCACTCAGGTATATGGTGAATATGATCTAGTAATGAAAATTTTAAATACAGAAATAAAAGAAGCTTTTGAGCTTATGGATAAAGGACTTTTGTATCTAAAAATAGTAAAATCAGATAGAAGCGACTATGTACCCCATTTTTGA
- the pnuC gene encoding nicotinamide riboside transporter PnuC has product MYPIFDFFLEAYQDSPTYVIILEVLVFFFGIASVVYAKKENILVYPTGLIATIITVYLLYKAGYFGDMMMNFYYSIMSIYGWYNWSRKKGDTVLVPISRTSGKEKIIGVILGLATMIVTYLVYQAFNSEIKLENYIDIFTSGLFFTAMWFMATKKLENWTLWIIADIITVPLYAYRGLGILSLQYLIFTILAIQGYLAWKKSLNKSIQTL; this is encoded by the coding sequence ATGTACCCCATTTTTGATTTTTTTTTAGAGGCCTATCAAGATAGTCCAACCTATGTCATTATTTTAGAAGTACTTGTTTTTTTCTTCGGAATTGCGAGTGTAGTCTATGCTAAAAAAGAGAATATTTTAGTTTATCCCACGGGATTAATAGCTACCATTATTACGGTGTATTTGTTATACAAAGCAGGATATTTTGGGGATATGATGATGAATTTCTATTATTCAATCATGAGCATATACGGTTGGTATAATTGGAGTAGAAAAAAAGGAGATACCGTTTTAGTCCCAATTTCAAGAACCTCAGGGAAAGAAAAAATAATAGGTGTTATTTTGGGTCTCGCGACGATGATAGTGACCTATTTGGTGTATCAAGCCTTTAATTCAGAGATAAAACTTGAAAATTACATCGATATTTTTACCTCAGGTCTCTTTTTTACAGCCATGTGGTTTATGGCGACAAAAAAGCTTGAAAACTGGACCCTTTGGATTATTGCCGACATAATTACGGTGCCACTTTATGCCTATCGTGGACTAGGAATACTATCTTTACAGTATCTTATTTTTACAATTTTAGCGATCCAAGGGTACTTAGCATGGAAGAAAAGTTTAAACAAATCCATTCAAACATTATAA